From Salinirubellus salinus, the proteins below share one genomic window:
- a CDS encoding DUF7288 family protein gives MRDGDGERGQAFTIEGITAAVVLLTAVLLAVQAVVVTPTTRGTVDEDVRTELRQQTEDVLWLSSAGADPGEDLSTLVRYWEPNGQTFAGATNPTVGYGRDAPPTRFGTLLNQTFTQRGYLYNVELRYRTRTAGESKPLTLVSRGVPDENAVVASWTVTLYDDDTLTGPGAGGAELSEYDTDPADGDDGYYPVPDAVDGPVYNVVEVRVVVW, from the coding sequence ATGCGTGATGGCGACGGTGAGCGCGGACAGGCGTTCACCATCGAGGGCATCACCGCGGCGGTGGTGTTGCTGACGGCGGTGCTACTGGCGGTGCAGGCGGTCGTGGTGACGCCGACGACCCGCGGGACCGTCGACGAGGACGTACGGACCGAACTGCGCCAGCAGACCGAGGACGTGCTCTGGCTCTCCAGCGCGGGAGCCGACCCCGGGGAGGACCTCTCGACGCTGGTCCGCTACTGGGAGCCGAACGGACAGACGTTCGCCGGCGCGACCAACCCGACGGTGGGCTACGGCCGGGACGCCCCACCCACCCGGTTCGGGACGCTGCTGAACCAGACGTTCACGCAGCGGGGCTACCTCTACAACGTCGAGTTGCGGTACCGGACCCGCACGGCCGGCGAGTCGAAGCCGCTGACCCTCGTCTCTCGTGGGGTCCCCGACGAGAACGCCGTCGTCGCCTCGTGGACCGTGACGCTGTACGACGACGACACGCTGACCGGGCCGGGTGCGGGCGGCGCCGAACTCTCGGAGTACGACACCGACCCCGCCGACGGCGACGACGGCTACTACCCCGTCCCGGACGCCGTCGACGGGCCGGTGTACAACGTCGTCGAGGTACGGGTGGTGGTGTGGTGA
- a CDS encoding DUF7266 family protein produces the protein MTDGWGRRLSVDERAVSSTVTHVLAIAIGAILVGALITGMSGFLEDEREQATRVELESLGARLADDVAAASQLARGGGNASLRVDLPERVVDTRYTVSLATGPACVTGTTDSDSCLVLEADSPEVTVVQPLANRSAVRFVEDGSGDLLLRVDGAGTSEVGALPELSVAPTVGVGDVPGISSGPGTVVNTDPVAGFVFRPGNPTAGEEIRFVNDTSDLDGIVESYEWRFELPSGGNRTVTGPTANVTYDTPGVYRVTLEVTDDEGETDSISRRVPVSGLVFTDAGTFDGDGNGDDAGVWVSLNNTWDDTVEVTTLGFDPSDPSIDGIEEDGQPEYEITFETGGDVPTSVDGAAVDAVGGSDGYVDFSGGTTVPPDGLIVDVDADGGAGSGPNPEVAAGENVTVYLTELRDGGDDVDGADVPTAVAVRYRVNGSVFVSKFGLFSLDDADAVTWEGTDDWDAATSATNVSHPDGVVSLDAPAGGGGVPTTGLQVWLPLNETGPSDCSAGARTACDYAGGTNYQFDYQGAGNPTFGVPGVDGGMAYGFDGSVWLEDPNVEDTYLGNADELTVSMWVQADATGTDRGLLDTIDDGPVGNDDELGLRYDSSGASHGGSNSFKASVDLAGDGGTEYSYEYESDVQSTNWQHVVLRWAAGERVAVYVDGERLDYAGPDAATPPGTEWDDDGRDVFFGIGRSQKDDLDELWEGRIDEVRIYDRALGDAEVEALANDGGYRSGSLETDWKTTDEDLDLADLRLGYDATRGGGTIQVTVEARQDDGTVVTADPVVLGGDNGVREVEGLTGSADEFRLRIEFSGVSNAPSADSFTLGD, from the coding sequence ATGACCGACGGCTGGGGCCGACGGCTGAGCGTCGACGAGCGGGCGGTCTCCTCGACCGTGACGCACGTGCTCGCCATCGCCATCGGCGCCATCCTCGTCGGCGCGCTCATCACGGGGATGAGCGGGTTCCTCGAGGACGAGCGCGAGCAGGCGACCCGTGTCGAACTCGAGTCGCTGGGCGCGCGTCTCGCCGACGACGTGGCGGCCGCCTCGCAACTCGCCCGCGGCGGCGGCAACGCCAGCCTGCGGGTCGACCTGCCCGAGCGGGTCGTGGACACCCGCTACACCGTTTCGCTCGCGACCGGTCCGGCCTGCGTGACGGGGACGACCGACAGCGACAGCTGTCTCGTCCTCGAGGCTGACTCGCCCGAGGTGACGGTCGTCCAGCCGCTGGCGAACCGCTCCGCGGTCCGGTTCGTCGAGGACGGGAGCGGCGACCTGCTGTTACGTGTCGACGGCGCGGGGACGAGCGAGGTGGGGGCGCTCCCGGAGCTCTCGGTCGCCCCCACGGTCGGCGTCGGCGACGTCCCCGGCATCTCGAGCGGGCCGGGGACCGTGGTGAACACCGACCCGGTCGCCGGGTTCGTCTTCCGGCCGGGGAACCCGACCGCCGGCGAGGAGATACGGTTCGTCAACGACACTTCGGACCTCGACGGCATCGTCGAGTCCTACGAGTGGCGCTTCGAACTCCCGAGCGGAGGGAACCGGACGGTGACGGGTCCGACGGCGAACGTGACCTACGACACGCCGGGCGTCTACCGCGTGACGCTGGAGGTGACCGACGACGAGGGTGAGACCGACAGCATCAGCCGGCGGGTGCCGGTGTCGGGACTTGTGTTCACCGACGCGGGGACGTTCGACGGCGACGGCAACGGCGACGACGCCGGCGTCTGGGTCTCCCTGAACAACACGTGGGACGACACCGTCGAGGTGACGACGCTCGGGTTCGACCCCTCGGACCCGAGCATCGACGGCATCGAGGAGGACGGACAGCCGGAGTACGAGATCACGTTCGAGACCGGCGGTGACGTCCCGACGAGCGTCGACGGGGCCGCCGTGGACGCGGTGGGCGGGAGCGACGGCTACGTCGACTTCAGTGGCGGGACGACCGTCCCGCCGGACGGCCTCATCGTCGACGTGGACGCCGACGGGGGCGCCGGGTCGGGACCGAACCCCGAGGTCGCGGCCGGCGAGAACGTGACGGTCTACCTCACCGAACTCCGCGACGGCGGCGACGACGTCGACGGGGCGGACGTCCCGACGGCGGTGGCGGTCCGGTACCGCGTGAACGGCTCCGTGTTCGTCTCGAAGTTCGGGCTCTTCTCGCTCGACGACGCCGACGCGGTCACGTGGGAGGGCACCGACGACTGGGACGCGGCGACGAGCGCGACGAACGTCTCGCACCCGGACGGCGTGGTGAGCCTCGACGCGCCGGCCGGCGGTGGGGGTGTCCCGACCACCGGTCTGCAGGTGTGGCTCCCCCTGAACGAGACTGGGCCGAGCGACTGCAGCGCGGGGGCCCGCACCGCCTGCGACTACGCCGGCGGGACGAACTACCAGTTCGACTACCAGGGGGCGGGGAACCCGACCTTCGGCGTCCCCGGCGTCGACGGCGGCATGGCCTACGGCTTCGACGGTTCGGTCTGGCTCGAGGACCCGAACGTCGAGGACACGTACCTCGGGAACGCGGACGAACTGACCGTCTCGATGTGGGTGCAGGCGGACGCCACCGGGACCGACCGCGGCCTGCTCGACACCATCGACGACGGCCCCGTGGGCAACGACGACGAACTCGGGCTCCGGTACGACTCCAGTGGCGCCTCGCACGGCGGGTCGAACTCGTTCAAGGCGAGCGTCGACCTCGCGGGCGACGGCGGGACGGAGTACAGCTACGAGTACGAGTCGGACGTCCAGTCGACGAACTGGCAGCACGTCGTGTTGCGGTGGGCGGCCGGTGAGCGCGTCGCGGTGTACGTCGACGGCGAGCGACTGGACTACGCCGGTCCGGACGCCGCTACCCCGCCGGGCACGGAGTGGGACGACGACGGCCGGGACGTCTTCTTCGGCATCGGCCGCTCGCAGAAGGACGACCTCGACGAACTCTGGGAGGGGCGCATCGACGAGGTTCGCATCTACGACCGTGCGCTCGGCGACGCCGAGGTCGAGGCGCTGGCGAACGACGGCGGCTACCGGTCGGGGTCGCTGGAGACCGACTGGAAGACCACCGACGAGGACCTCGACCTCGCGGACCTGCGGCTCGGGTACGACGCCACGCGCGGTGGCGGGACGATACAGGTGACGGTCGAGGCCCGGCAGGACGACGGGACGGTCGTCACGGCGGATCCGGTGGTCCTCGGCGGCGACAACGGCGTCCGCGAGGTCGAGGGCCTGACCGGGAGCGCCGACGAGTTCCGGCTCCGTATCGAGTTCAGCGGGGTCTCGAACGCCCCCTCGGCCGACTCGTTCACGCTTGGTGACTGA
- a CDS encoding DUF7289 family protein, which translates to MRGNDHTTAGSTAAPSDRSGGLVPTGRSDRGVSEVLGFALTLAIVVGSVALVFGVGLGALEDVNQSQQDENAEGAFVHLANRFAELGADAAPYRAGEFSVAPGRVGVRDVGTLEVEVATNASTHAETFTLRSLAYTREDTRIAFEGGGLFRSDRGGVVTRSAPPLDCTAERALLTVTTLNATDATSRSADVVTISGRHDQTTLWYPFDRVGNANASAATSVTVDISSPNEVAWRRTLDEADGWTDPDGDGAYTCTTGRVYVRHVRIDVTLV; encoded by the coding sequence ATGCGAGGGAACGACCACACCACGGCGGGCTCGACTGCGGCGCCGAGCGACCGGTCTGGAGGACTCGTCCCGACCGGCCGGTCGGACCGCGGGGTCAGCGAGGTGCTCGGGTTCGCGCTGACGCTGGCCATCGTCGTCGGGTCGGTCGCGCTCGTGTTCGGCGTCGGCCTCGGGGCGCTCGAGGACGTCAACCAGTCCCAGCAGGACGAGAACGCCGAGGGGGCGTTCGTCCACCTCGCCAACCGGTTCGCGGAACTCGGTGCCGACGCCGCGCCGTACCGGGCCGGCGAGTTCTCCGTCGCTCCCGGCCGCGTCGGCGTCCGGGACGTGGGGACCCTCGAGGTCGAGGTGGCGACGAACGCTTCGACGCACGCGGAGACGTTCACCCTCCGGTCGCTCGCGTACACACGCGAGGACACTCGCATCGCGTTCGAGGGCGGCGGGCTGTTCCGCAGCGACCGCGGCGGTGTCGTGACCCGCAGTGCGCCCCCGCTCGACTGCACCGCCGAGCGGGCGCTGCTCACCGTGACGACGCTGAACGCGACGGACGCGACGAGTCGCTCGGCCGACGTGGTCACCATCTCCGGCCGACACGACCAGACGACGCTCTGGTACCCGTTCGACCGGGTGGGGAACGCGAACGCCAGCGCGGCCACGTCGGTGACTGTCGACATCTCCTCGCCGAACGAGGTCGCGTGGCGACGCACGCTCGACGAGGCCGACGGCTGGACCGACCCGGACGGCGACGGCGCCTACACCTGCACCACGGGTCGGGTGTACGTCCGACACGTCCGTATCGACGTGACGCTGGTCTGA
- a CDS encoding CGCGG family putative rSAM-modified RiPP protein, which translates to MSQSHDHAEPEPITDHVHRNSWSANLERPRYAADRDRLVADAVEAVEHTAAGYHVNLVTHAAHGHPETYLYAALDERLAEASYEYVEQCGCGGHVTRVHVE; encoded by the coding sequence ATGAGCCAGTCACACGACCACGCCGAGCCGGAACCGATCACCGACCACGTGCACCGGAACTCCTGGTCGGCCAACCTCGAGCGGCCGCGGTACGCAGCCGACCGTGACCGCCTCGTGGCCGACGCCGTCGAGGCCGTCGAGCACACCGCCGCGGGCTACCACGTCAACCTCGTCACGCACGCCGCACACGGCCACCCGGAGACGTACCTCTACGCGGCGCTGGACGAGCGACTGGCCGAGGCGAGCTACGAGTACGTCGAGCAGTGTGGCTGTGGCGGGCACGTCACCCGCGTCCACGTCGAGTGA
- a CDS encoding CBS domain-containing protein produces the protein MSVAEICSENVVTCYLDDPLLEVADLLQREHVGSVVVLNADDEPSGIVTDRDLVVYGRSFAGNLEGTTVNEVVSATVVTVTPETSVPQLTDLMRESGVRRVPVLDDGTLVGIVTMDDVLVHLADELDSDELHDLAAVVEAESPRPR, from the coding sequence ATGAGTGTCGCCGAGATCTGTAGCGAGAACGTGGTCACGTGCTACCTGGACGACCCGCTGCTCGAGGTCGCCGACCTCCTCCAGCGCGAGCACGTGGGGAGCGTCGTCGTGCTGAACGCGGACGACGAACCGTCGGGCATCGTCACGGACCGCGACCTCGTGGTCTACGGCCGTTCGTTCGCCGGGAATCTGGAGGGGACGACGGTGAACGAGGTCGTCTCGGCGACCGTCGTGACGGTCACCCCGGAGACGAGCGTCCCACAGCTGACCGACCTGATGCGCGAGTCGGGCGTCCGTCGCGTGCCGGTGCTGGACGACGGCACCCTCGTCGGCATCGTGACGATGGACGACGTGCTGGTTCACCTGGCCGACGAACTGGACAGCGACGAACTCCACGACCTCGCGGCGGTCGTCGAGGCGGAGTCGCCGCGCCCCCGGTGA